Genomic DNA from [Chlorobium] sp. 445:
AGCGTGCATTTGCTTACACTGGCAAACGCTTCAAAGCTAAAGAAGTGGTCATCATTGGCGATACCCCGCATGATGTCAATTGTGCAAAAGTGCTCGACTCAAAAGCTATTGCTGTTGCCACTGGCTTCTACACCGAGTCGCAACTCCAAGCCTATTCACCCGATTATGTCTTTGCTAATCTTGCTGATACTGAAACCGTCTTAGACGCAATCCTCTCGTAATGACTTCTGAGAAACTGTTCGTACGTGGTACTCTTGAGACTCTACCGCCAGATAAATCTATTTCGCACCGCGCCGCACTGATTGCGGCATTAGCCAAGGGTACATCGCGCCTTGAGAATTTCTCTGGTGGCTTGGATAATCAAACCACACTTAACGCCCTGCGCGCACTCGGCATTGCGTGTGAGCAAACGCTTCATTCAGACGGGCGACGTGAGGTTGTCATACACGCGCAGGGGCTATGGAGTTTTAAGCCCTCGGCTGCACCGATTGACTGCCATAACTCTGGCTCCACCATGCGCATGCTCTCTGGGATTCTTGCCGCACAGCCTTTTTCTACAACACTTCTTGGCGATGCTTCGCTGATGAAACGCCCGATGCGTCGCATTGCAGAGCCGCTCTCCCAAATGGGCGCCAAAATTGAGCTTTCACCTGCGCACACCGCGCCAATTCACATTCAAGGCTCAACCGCCCTGCGTCCAATTTCCTATGCCTCGCCCATCGCTTCTGCGCAAGTGAAGTCTGCCATCATCTTCGCTGCACTGCACGCTGATGGCACAAGTGAAGTCATTGAACCTGCATGCTCTCGCAATCACACGGAATTGATGCTTGGCTTAGAGAGTCAAACGCTGAGCGATGGACGCTACAAAGTCTATATTCGTGGCGCTCGAGAAATTGCAGCGCAAGATTTTGTCATTCCAGCAGACCCTTCTGCGGCTTGTTTTATCATCGCTTTTGCGCTGCTTGCGCGCCACTCCGACCTTGTTTTGAAAAACATTTGTCTGAATCCTACACGCACGGCATACCTCGACCTGCTTCGTGCATCTGGTGCAGATTTGAGACTCGAAAATGTAAGACACTTCGGCGGCGAACGTCTTGGCGATATTGTGATTTCAAATGCTGCACTTTCTTTG
This window encodes:
- the aroA gene encoding 3-phosphoshikimate 1-carboxyvinyltransferase, encoding MTSEKLFVRGTLETLPPDKSISHRAALIAALAKGTSRLENFSGGLDNQTTLNALRALGIACEQTLHSDGRREVVIHAQGLWSFKPSAAPIDCHNSGSTMRMLSGILAAQPFSTTLLGDASLMKRPMRRIAEPLSQMGAKIELSPAHTAPIHIQGSTALRPISYASPIASAQVKSAIIFAALHADGTSEVIEPACSRNHTELMLGLESQTLSDGRYKVYIRGAREIAAQDFVIPADPSAACFIIAFALLARHSDLVLKNICLNPTRTAYLDLLRASGADLRLENVRHFGGERLGDIVISNAALSLPLMLSGQALVANVIDEIPMLAVLSALATERFSLSDAAELRTKESDRIAALVLNLRALGFTCEEYPDGFCVHGRERIPTRPVRIETFGDHRIAMSFHIASYFAATPLELSEQASIAVSFPNFFQILDALTRI